One Eubalaena glacialis isolate mEubGla1 chromosome 11, mEubGla1.1.hap2.+ XY, whole genome shotgun sequence DNA segment encodes these proteins:
- the MLC1 gene encoding membrane protein MLC1 — MGSCLLVTSGFSLYLGNVFPLEMDYLRCAAGSCIPSAIVSFAVWRRNVSAIPNFQILFVSTFAVTTTCLIWFGCKLVLNPSAVDINFNLILLLLLELFMAATVIISARSSEAHCRQKKGSVSESTNILYEVTFPARVLKSYSVIEVIAGVSAILGGVIALNVDDAISGPHLSVTFFWILVACFPSAIASHVTAECPSRSLVEVLIAICSLAAPLLFTASGYLSFSVMRIMDVFKDYPPAFKPSYDALLLLLLLELLLQAGLNTATVIQCVRFKAGASWDAARTGPQGRPAGEVARSPLKEFDKEKAWRAVMVQMAQ; from the exons ATGGGG AGCTGCCTGCTTGTGACCTCGGGGTTTTCCCTCTACCTGGGAAATGTGTTTCCTTTGGAGATGGATTACCTACGCTGTGCTGCAGGTTCA TGCATCCCCTCAGCCATAGTGAGCTTCGCTGTCTGGAGGAGAAACGTCAGCGCG attcCCAACTTCCAGATACTGTTTGTGTCCACGTTTGCTGTCACCACGACGTGTTTGATCTGGTTTGGATGCAAACTTGTCCTGAACCCATCAGCAGTAGAT ATCAATTTCAATCTGATTCTACTGCTTCTGCTGGAGCTTTTCATGGCGGCCACGGTGATCATCTCTGCGCGGTCCAGCGAGGCTCACTGCAGGCAGAAG AAG ggCTCCGTCTCCGAGAGCACCAACATTCTGTATGAAGTGACATTTCCTGCTCGGGTCCTGAAATCCTATTCC GTCATCGAGGTGATCGCCGGTGTCTCCGCCATCCTTGGAGGGGTCATCGCTCTGAACGTGGATGACGCCATCTCAGGCCCGCACCTTTCGGTGACGTTCTTTTGGATCTTAGTGGCC tGTTTTCCAAGTGCCATTGCCAGTCACGTGACAGCAGAGTGTCCCAGCAGATCTCTG GTGGAGGTGCTGATAGCCATCTGCAGCCTCGCGGCCCCGCTGCTGTTCACGGCCTCGGGGTACCTGTCCTTCAGCGTGATGAGAATCATGGATGTCTTTAAAGATTACCCGCCAGCCTTCAAG CCGTCCTACGACgcactcctgctgctgctgctgctggagctGCTGCTGCAGGCGGGCCTCAACACGGCCACGGTCATCCAGTGCGTGCGCTTCAAGGCGGGCGCGTCCTGGGACGCCGCACGGACCGGCCCGCAGGGACGCCCGGCCGGAGAG GTGGCCAGAAGCCCCCTGAAGGAGTTTGACAAGGAGAAAGCGTGGAGAGCCGTCATGGTGCAAATGGCCCAGTGA